The proteins below are encoded in one region of Anoplopoma fimbria isolate UVic2021 breed Golden Eagle Sablefish chromosome 19, Afim_UVic_2022, whole genome shotgun sequence:
- the parvb gene encoding beta-parvin isoform X1: MSGTANTSASPQSAKMKKDESFLGKLGGTLARRKKSKEVSDLHEEGKNAINAPMLPTGTDIHPEDTLMEENAERIMLDPTSRENLKFKDLLKVLIDWINSELEEDRIIVKDLEEDCYDGQVLQKLFEKLSGRKLNVAEVTQSEIGQKQKLQTVLEAVNELLRPHGWTIEWSVDSIHSKNLVSIVYLLVSLAMHFQAPIRLPEHVSVKVVVVKKREGILQTALVTKELTSTTEMMMGRFERDAFDTLLDHAPDKLNVVKTSLITFVNKHLNKLNLEVNELESQFADGVYLILLMGLLEDYFVPLYNFFLTPENFEQKVHNVAFAFELMQDGGLKKPKARPEDVVNLNLKSTLRVLYNLFTNYKNSE, from the exons ATGTCTGGGACTGCCAACACTAGTGCGAGCCCGCAGTCTGCGAAAATGAAAAAGGACGAATCTTTCCTCGGGAAATTAGGAGGAACCCTGGCACGGAGGAAAAAGTCTAAAGAAG TGAGTGATCTCCATGAGGAAGGAAAGAATGCCATCAACGCTCCCATGCTTCCCACAGGGACAGACATCCATCCTGAGGACACACTTATGg AGGAAAACGCTGAGAGGATCATGTTGGACCCAACATCGCGGGAAAATCTTAAATTTAAAGATCTGCTCAAG GTCCTGATTGACTGGATCAACAGTGAGTTGGAGGAAGACAGGATCATAGTCAAAGACCTGGAGGAGGACTGTTATGATGGACAGGTGCTCCAGAAGTTATTTG AAAAGCTGTCAGGTCGGAAGCTGAACGTGGCAGAGGTGACCCAGTCAGAGATCGGACAAAAGCAGAAGCTTCAGACTGTTTTGGAGGCCGTCAACGAACTGCTGCGGCCTCACGGCTGGACTATTGAGTGGAGTGTGGACT CTATCCATTCAAAGAACCTGGTGTCTATTGTCTATCTGCTGGTGTCTCTCGCGATGCACTTCCAGGCGCCCATCAGGCTGCCGGAGCACGTCTCTGTGAAGGTGGTGGTCGTCAAG AAACGAGAGGGAATCCTGCAGACTGCTCTTGTGACCAAGGAGCTGACGAGCACCACAGA AATGATGATGGGACGGTTTG AGAGGGATGCATTTGACACACTGTTGGATCACGCACCGGACAAGCTCAACGTGGTGAAAACG TCTCTCATCACCTTCGTGAACAAACACCTGAACAAGCTGAACCTGGAAGTTAATGAGTTGGAATCTCAG TTCGCTGATGGCGTGTACCTGATATTGCTGATGGGGCTGCTAGAGGACTACTTTGTCCCTCTGTACAACTTCTTCCTCACTCCTGAGAACTTCGAACAGAAG GTCCACAATGTGGCGTTCGCCTTTGAGCTGATGCAGGATGGAGGCCTGAAGAAACCCAAAGCCAGACCAGAAG
- the parvb gene encoding beta-parvin isoform X3: MDADNMSDLHEEGKNAINAPMLPTGTDIHPEDTLMEENAERIMLDPTSRENLKFKDLLKVLIDWINSELEEDRIIVKDLEEDCYDGQVLQKLFEKLSGRKLNVAEVTQSEIGQKQKLQTVLEAVNELLRPHGWTIEWSVDSIHSKNLVSIVYLLVSLAMHFQAPIRLPEHVSVKVVVVKKREGILQTALVTKELTSTTEMMMGRFERDAFDTLLDHAPDKLNVVKTSLITFVNKHLNKLNLEVNELESQFADGVYLILLMGLLEDYFVPLYNFFLTPENFEQKVHNVAFAFELMQDGGLKKPKARPEDVVNLNLKSTLRVLYNLFTNYKNSE, translated from the exons ATGGATGCTGATAATA TGAGTGATCTCCATGAGGAAGGAAAGAATGCCATCAACGCTCCCATGCTTCCCACAGGGACAGACATCCATCCTGAGGACACACTTATGg AGGAAAACGCTGAGAGGATCATGTTGGACCCAACATCGCGGGAAAATCTTAAATTTAAAGATCTGCTCAAG GTCCTGATTGACTGGATCAACAGTGAGTTGGAGGAAGACAGGATCATAGTCAAAGACCTGGAGGAGGACTGTTATGATGGACAGGTGCTCCAGAAGTTATTTG AAAAGCTGTCAGGTCGGAAGCTGAACGTGGCAGAGGTGACCCAGTCAGAGATCGGACAAAAGCAGAAGCTTCAGACTGTTTTGGAGGCCGTCAACGAACTGCTGCGGCCTCACGGCTGGACTATTGAGTGGAGTGTGGACT CTATCCATTCAAAGAACCTGGTGTCTATTGTCTATCTGCTGGTGTCTCTCGCGATGCACTTCCAGGCGCCCATCAGGCTGCCGGAGCACGTCTCTGTGAAGGTGGTGGTCGTCAAG AAACGAGAGGGAATCCTGCAGACTGCTCTTGTGACCAAGGAGCTGACGAGCACCACAGA AATGATGATGGGACGGTTTG AGAGGGATGCATTTGACACACTGTTGGATCACGCACCGGACAAGCTCAACGTGGTGAAAACG TCTCTCATCACCTTCGTGAACAAACACCTGAACAAGCTGAACCTGGAAGTTAATGAGTTGGAATCTCAG TTCGCTGATGGCGTGTACCTGATATTGCTGATGGGGCTGCTAGAGGACTACTTTGTCCCTCTGTACAACTTCTTCCTCACTCCTGAGAACTTCGAACAGAAG GTCCACAATGTGGCGTTCGCCTTTGAGCTGATGCAGGATGGAGGCCTGAAGAAACCCAAAGCCAGACCAGAAG
- the parvb gene encoding beta-parvin isoform X2, with protein MAGLLCGTKRKKQVSDLHEEGKNAINAPMLPTGTDIHPEDTLMEENAERIMLDPTSRENLKFKDLLKVLIDWINSELEEDRIIVKDLEEDCYDGQVLQKLFEKLSGRKLNVAEVTQSEIGQKQKLQTVLEAVNELLRPHGWTIEWSVDSIHSKNLVSIVYLLVSLAMHFQAPIRLPEHVSVKVVVVKKREGILQTALVTKELTSTTEMMMGRFERDAFDTLLDHAPDKLNVVKTSLITFVNKHLNKLNLEVNELESQFADGVYLILLMGLLEDYFVPLYNFFLTPENFEQKVHNVAFAFELMQDGGLKKPKARPEDVVNLNLKSTLRVLYNLFTNYKNSE; from the exons ATGGCGGGGCTGCTGTGTGGGACCAAGAGGAAGAAACAAG TGAGTGATCTCCATGAGGAAGGAAAGAATGCCATCAACGCTCCCATGCTTCCCACAGGGACAGACATCCATCCTGAGGACACACTTATGg AGGAAAACGCTGAGAGGATCATGTTGGACCCAACATCGCGGGAAAATCTTAAATTTAAAGATCTGCTCAAG GTCCTGATTGACTGGATCAACAGTGAGTTGGAGGAAGACAGGATCATAGTCAAAGACCTGGAGGAGGACTGTTATGATGGACAGGTGCTCCAGAAGTTATTTG AAAAGCTGTCAGGTCGGAAGCTGAACGTGGCAGAGGTGACCCAGTCAGAGATCGGACAAAAGCAGAAGCTTCAGACTGTTTTGGAGGCCGTCAACGAACTGCTGCGGCCTCACGGCTGGACTATTGAGTGGAGTGTGGACT CTATCCATTCAAAGAACCTGGTGTCTATTGTCTATCTGCTGGTGTCTCTCGCGATGCACTTCCAGGCGCCCATCAGGCTGCCGGAGCACGTCTCTGTGAAGGTGGTGGTCGTCAAG AAACGAGAGGGAATCCTGCAGACTGCTCTTGTGACCAAGGAGCTGACGAGCACCACAGA AATGATGATGGGACGGTTTG AGAGGGATGCATTTGACACACTGTTGGATCACGCACCGGACAAGCTCAACGTGGTGAAAACG TCTCTCATCACCTTCGTGAACAAACACCTGAACAAGCTGAACCTGGAAGTTAATGAGTTGGAATCTCAG TTCGCTGATGGCGTGTACCTGATATTGCTGATGGGGCTGCTAGAGGACTACTTTGTCCCTCTGTACAACTTCTTCCTCACTCCTGAGAACTTCGAACAGAAG GTCCACAATGTGGCGTTCGCCTTTGAGCTGATGCAGGATGGAGGCCTGAAGAAACCCAAAGCCAGACCAGAAG
- the parvb gene encoding beta-parvin isoform X4: MLPTGTDIHPEDTLMEENAERIMLDPTSRENLKFKDLLKVLIDWINSELEEDRIIVKDLEEDCYDGQVLQKLFEKLSGRKLNVAEVTQSEIGQKQKLQTVLEAVNELLRPHGWTIEWSVDSIHSKNLVSIVYLLVSLAMHFQAPIRLPEHVSVKVVVVKKREGILQTALVTKELTSTTEMMMGRFERDAFDTLLDHAPDKLNVVKTSLITFVNKHLNKLNLEVNELESQFADGVYLILLMGLLEDYFVPLYNFFLTPENFEQKVHNVAFAFELMQDGGLKKPKARPEDVVNLNLKSTLRVLYNLFTNYKNSE, from the exons ATGCTTCCCACAGGGACAGACATCCATCCTGAGGACACACTTATGg AGGAAAACGCTGAGAGGATCATGTTGGACCCAACATCGCGGGAAAATCTTAAATTTAAAGATCTGCTCAAG GTCCTGATTGACTGGATCAACAGTGAGTTGGAGGAAGACAGGATCATAGTCAAAGACCTGGAGGAGGACTGTTATGATGGACAGGTGCTCCAGAAGTTATTTG AAAAGCTGTCAGGTCGGAAGCTGAACGTGGCAGAGGTGACCCAGTCAGAGATCGGACAAAAGCAGAAGCTTCAGACTGTTTTGGAGGCCGTCAACGAACTGCTGCGGCCTCACGGCTGGACTATTGAGTGGAGTGTGGACT CTATCCATTCAAAGAACCTGGTGTCTATTGTCTATCTGCTGGTGTCTCTCGCGATGCACTTCCAGGCGCCCATCAGGCTGCCGGAGCACGTCTCTGTGAAGGTGGTGGTCGTCAAG AAACGAGAGGGAATCCTGCAGACTGCTCTTGTGACCAAGGAGCTGACGAGCACCACAGA AATGATGATGGGACGGTTTG AGAGGGATGCATTTGACACACTGTTGGATCACGCACCGGACAAGCTCAACGTGGTGAAAACG TCTCTCATCACCTTCGTGAACAAACACCTGAACAAGCTGAACCTGGAAGTTAATGAGTTGGAATCTCAG TTCGCTGATGGCGTGTACCTGATATTGCTGATGGGGCTGCTAGAGGACTACTTTGTCCCTCTGTACAACTTCTTCCTCACTCCTGAGAACTTCGAACAGAAG GTCCACAATGTGGCGTTCGCCTTTGAGCTGATGCAGGATGGAGGCCTGAAGAAACCCAAAGCCAGACCAGAAG
- the hdac10 gene encoding polyamine deacetylase HDAC10 has product MGTALIYDEEMTKYKLLWIDPACKIEVPERLTVSHDALIKTGLADRCVSVPVREATEADILLVHSEEYLEAVKKTPYMTLEDLKEFTLQYGDVYFHPNIYHCAKLAAGATLQLVDSVLTGKVRNGMALVRPPGHHSLRSAASGFCVFNNVAIAARYAKQKYGIKRVLIVDWDVHHGQGVQYCFEDDPSVLYFSWHRFEHQKFWPNLKDSDYDIVGKEKGAGFNVNVPWNKVGMKNSDYLSVFLHVLLPIAYEFSPDLVLVCAGFDSAIGDPEGEMCASPDIFAHLTHLLMNLAGGKLCAVLEGGYNLTSLPQSVCQTVQTLLGDPAPRPADLDGPCTSALESLHCVRSAHKPYWSCLNHAAELPTADVSTKQIKLAEEEEKEEETLKKGEEEKSAEVEAWPEPPKRITPPVRTALVLPKDVTCPDGCKRFSSSEDPVIVNKLRENFFKDSDDSDALTTLSTLTALVEKMEKNEICNGLALVRDVSMAMKCVVQHAATAHRNRVLVVCVGDAVVPSQGTDDGKTLLVQFSNKESEEQKSKYHIPVCLKKGCSDVSGFTQAVLGLLLPLGYEYDPGLVLLVRMPGSGLCEGAWQQLTGLLQGLAQGHTLVLMQEDEKACVGSTASSLLGVAAPSLGNLHAPLKEDMEALERLRHRLQADWKLLQTTAPQTGRGDEH; this is encoded by the exons ATGGGAACTGCATTGATATATGATGAGGAGATGACCAAATACAAATTGCTCTGGATTGA CCCTGCATGTAAGATTGAGGTTCCTGAGCGTCTGACTGTGAGTCATGACGCTTTGATTAAGACCGGTCTTGCTGATCGATGCGTCTCCGTACCTGTGCGCGAGGCGACTGAAGCAGACATCCTGCTGGTTCACAG TGAGGAGTACTTGGAAGCAGTAAAGAAGACCCCCTATATGACTCTGGAGGACCTGAAGGAGTTCACCCTGCAGTATGGTGACGTCTACTTCCACCCA AACATCTATCACTGTGCCAAGCTGGCTGCAGGCGCCACACTGCAGCTAGTGGACAGTGTGCTGACAGGGAAGGTGAGGAACGGCATGGCTCTGGTCAG ACCTCCAGGACATCACAGTTTGCGCAGTGCTGCCAGTGGATTCTGTGTGTTCAATAATGTGGCCATAGCAGCTCGATACGCCAAACAAAAATATGGGATCAAAAG GGTGTTGATAGTTGACTGGGATGTACATCACGGTCAAGGGGTGCAGTACTGTTTTGAAGATGATCCGAG CGTCCTCTACTTCTCATGGCACCGCTTCGAGCATCAGAAATTCTGGCCAAATCTTAAAGACTCAGACTACGACATTGTTGGCAAAGAGAAAGGGGCAGGATTCAATGTCAATGTACCATGGAACAAA GTGGGGATGAAGAACAGTGACTATCTTTCGGTCTTCCTCCACGTCCTTCTGCCAATCGCATACGAG TTTAGCCCAGACCTGGTCCTGGTGTGTGCAGGCTTTGACTCAGCCATCGGTGACCCAGAG GGTGAAATGTGTGCCAGCCCCGACATCTTTGCCCATCTCACTCACCTACTCATGAATCTCGCAGGAGGGAAACTGTGTGCTGTGCTGGAG GGAGGATACAACTTGACTTCCCTCCCCCAGTCTGTGTGTCAGACAGTTCAAACTTTGCTTGGAGACCCAGCGCCGCGACCTGCAGACCTCGATGGTCCCTGTACAAG TGCACTTGAGTCCCTTCACTGTGTCCGATCAGCTCACAAACCGTACTGGTCCTGCCTCAACCATGCAG CTGAGCTACCCACTGCTGATGTCAGCACAAAGCAAATTAAattagcagaagaagaagaaaaagaagaagaaacgctaaaaaagggagaagaggagaaaagtgCAGAGGTGGAGGCTTGGCCAGAGCCTCCTAAACGCATCACTCCTCCGGTTCGCACTGCTTTAGTCCTCCCTAAAGATGTGACTTGCCCAGACGGATGTAAACGCTTCAGCTCATCAGAGGACCCGGTCATAGTCAACAAACTCAG GGAGAATTTCTTCAAAGACTCAGATGACAGCGATGCTCTCACAACCCTCTCCACTCTTACTGCCCTTGTAGAGAAAATGGAGAAGAATGAG ATCTGCAATGGCTTGGCACTGGTCCGTGACGTCTCCATGGCGATGAAGTGTGTTGTCCAGCATGCTGCAACTGCTCACCGCAACCG GGTTCTGGTCGTGTGTGTTGGAGACGCAGTGGTGCCGAGTCAAGGCACAGACGATGg GAAAACACTCCTGGTACAGTTCAGCAACAAGGAGTCAGAGGAACAGAAAAGCAAATATCACATTCCTGTGTGTCTGAAGAAG GGCTGCAGTGACGTGTCGGGGTTCACACAAGCTGTGCTGGGCCTCCTTCTGCCTCTGGGATACGAGTATGACCCCGGTCTGGTTCTGTTGGTGCGGATGCCAGGTAGCGGGCTGTGTGAAGGTGCATGGCAACAACTAACAGGCCTGCTGCAAGGCCTGGCACAAGGACACACACTGGTGCTCatgcag GAAGATGAGAAGGCATGTGTTGGCTCCacagcctcctctctcctcgggGTGGCCGCGCCCTCTCTTGGGAATCTTCATGCTCCTCTAAAGGAGGACATGGAGGCGCTGGAGAGACTGAGACACAGACTGCAGGCGGACTGGAAGCTGCTGCAGACTACAG caccacaaactggAAGAGGTGATGAGCACTGA
- the aplnr2 gene encoding apelin receptor 2, with translation MSDSDFLTSASPSPSPPPLFDCDYSDWTPSLSIVPSLYLLAFLVGCLGNCLVLWAYLDRASGRGTGRLCCTGIFRSSQQNINSAGRFHQGSSPQKKTENCGYSSGQRPSSHTCTSTSCPPSVPRPSRSLTDSLIASLALADLCYLALLPLWAVYTAMGYHWPFGQALCQISSFLTAFNMYASVFSLSMLSMERYWVLTGRRHSRHHGPQRCPSRAMWILGGVWVLAGVLALPGLLLRSVREVEVGPESDYDYQLEPVHPTTDSRSVFLSCQMDYSMLIGEELEETDREQAEKWWAAALGVKSTLIGFLLPLVILLVCYCSLAQLLSRHFGRGPRSDRKRQRRLLRVIVTLVMAFFLCWLPLHVNKTVSILLDFDIVTHSCSLYQILLAAQPYVTCLTYINSCLNPLLYAACDPSFRKRCKGALLLLCRTSRRGGGEGREGKKDEEDKDKRSSALPSRTQEETADKTEGEEEMVGEVDAMTAEITA, from the coding sequence ATGTCAGACTCAGACTTCCTCACCTccgcctctccctctccctctccccctccactCTTCGACTGCGACTACAGTGACTGGACTCCTTCCCTTTCCATTGTCCCATCCCTCTACCTGCTGGCCTTCCTGGTTGGTTGCCTCGGCAACTGCCTAGTGCTGTGGGCCTACCTGGACCGGGCTAGTGGGAGGGGAACTGGAAGACTCTGTTGCACTGGCATTTTCAGAAGCAGCCAGCAGAACATAAACAGCGCCGGTAGATTTCACCAAGGGTCCTCTCctcagaagaagacagagaactGTGGATATTCCTCGGGACAAAGACCCTCCTCTCACACCTGCACCTCCACCTCTTGTCCCCCCTCCGTCCCCCGCCCCTCACGCTCTCTGACAGACTCTCTGATAGCAAGCTTAGCGTTAGCTGACCTCTGCTACCTCGCGCTCCTCCCTCTGTGGGCGGTCTACACAGCCATGGGCTACCACTGGCCTTTTGGGCAAGCCCTCTGCCAAATCAGCAGCTTCCTCACTGCCTTTAACATGTACGCCAGCGTGTTCAgtctgagcatgctcagtatGGAGCGGTACTGGGTTCTGACTGGACGCCGGCACTCCAGACACCATGGCCCTCAGAGGTGCCCCAGCAGGGCTATGTGGATACTCGGAGGGGTGTGGGTGCTGGCGGGGGTGCTGGCACTTCCTGGTTTGCTACTGCGCTCTGTCAGGGAGGTGGAGGTAGGCCCTGAATCCGATTATGATTATCAGCTGGAGCCGGTTCATCCAACCACTGACTCTAGATCAGTATTCCTCTCCTGCCAAATGGATTACTCCATGCTGATTGGagaagagctggaggagacgGATCGGGAGCAGGCGGAGAAGTGGTGGGCAGCCGCTTTGGGAGTTAAATCAACTTTAATTGGCTTCCTGCTTCCTCTTGTCATCCTGCTGGTCTGCTACTGCTCATTGGCCCAGCTCCTAAGCAGACATTTTGGGCGGGGCCCTCGTTCGGACCGCAAGCGCCAGCGAAGACTCCTCAGGGTCATCGTCACCCTAGtgatggctttttttctgtgctggCTGCCTCTGCATGTCAATAAGACTGTTAGCATCCTGCTGGACTTTGATATTGTCACACACTCCTGCTCTTTGTATCAGATTTTACTTGCCGCTCAACCATACGTCACCTGTCTAACTTATATCAACTCCTGCCTCAACCCTCTCCTGTACGCTGCATGTGACCCGTCATTCAGGAAGAGATGCAAAGGAGCTCTTCTCCTGCTGTGCAGGacgagcaggagaggaggaggagagggaagggagggaaagaaagatgaagaagataaagataaaaggaGTTCCGCTTTGCCTTCAAGAACACAAGAGGAAACAGCAGataagacagagggagaagaggagatggTGGGGGAGGTGGATGCCATGACTGCTGAGATAACTGCTTGA
- the LOC129107987 gene encoding endonuclease domain-containing 1 protein-like produces the protein MIVRKRTDQTLICLLIVVMAAAEVQEKLSPECKQFLYMGTVPRGLEEQPFKKICQFYEGNPRFVTLYDTINHIPVYSAYTFKRSDGSKKVDVPWMYEPQLSTVSGSREMQQFPSENNHNKFEDAQAVLDDYSNSVIFERGQLNPDEHQAHPHDKASTYTLTNVVPQVREFNVGAWKNHEHTIRRRLNNYCRGTAYVVTGVTTSGHTIRRHNINRLGIPTYLWSAYCCVDFDHNAPYSERSKFPAFAAHGLNDREDNTVQEMTVQQLEEFLKKETYVGSSFQIFYDNCVPLNNANSALHLP, from the exons ATGATTGTCCGCAAGAGAACGGATCAAACGCTCATCTGTCTTCTCATCGTTGTGATGGCAGCGGCAGAGGTGCAGGAAAAGCTCTCACCTGAGTGTAAACAGTTCCTGTACATGGGCACGGTGCCTCGGGGGCTCGAGGAGCAGCCTTTTAAGAAGATCTGTCAGTTCTACGAGGGCAACCCGCGATTTGTCACCCTGTACGACACCATCAACCACATCCCTGTGTATTCTGCGTACACCTTCAAGCGCTCGGACGGCTCCAAGAAGGTTGATGTGCCTTGGATGTATGAGCCACAG CTCTCCACAGTGTCTGGCTCTCGTGAGATGCAGCAGTTCCCTTcagaaaacaatcacaataaattTGAGGATGCTCAGGCCGTGCTTGACGACTACTCAAACTCGGTGATCTTCGAACGTGGTCAGCTGAATCCGGACGAGCACCAGGCCCACCCACATGACAAAGCATCCACCTACACCCTGACGAACGTGGTCCCTCAAGTCAGAGAGTTCAACGTTGGGGCCTGGAAGAACCACGAGCACACCATCCGCAGGCGGCTCAACAACTACTGTCGCGGCACCGCCTATGTGGTCACCGGGGTCACAACCTCGGGGCACACAATCCGCCGCCACAACATCAACCGCCTGGGCATCCCCACCTACCTCTGGTCGGCCTACTGCTGTGTCGATTTCGACCACAATGCACCGTACTCGGAGCGCTCAAAGTTTCCTGCGTTTGCAGCTCATGGGCTCAACGACAGGGAGGATAATACGGTTCAAGAGATGACGGTGCAGCAGCTGGAAGAATTCCTGAAGAAGGAAACTTATGTTGGGAGCTCTTTCCAGATCTTCTATGACAACTGCGTGCCTCTTAATAATGCTAATAGTGCCCTGCACCTGCCCTGA
- the pus7 gene encoding pseudouridylate synthase 7 homolog gives MAESEPVPVQVGEKRGCPEDEKEDAPSKKIKVEKDEKNGGPPPKVEKDQKNGGPPPKVKEEEPAGEASDGEEEGEGETFADMMKHGLTELDVGILKYVSDHKGFSGILKERYSDFVVHEISKQGEILHLDDLSVPPEAEEVPEAPPQPEDCDVFTEEQKKQLGELQLYKNKEDDVSIEVIDDTKEKRTQVHKAIKNHYPGLETKTEEKEGRKFIVAYHAAGKKALAAPRKHFWPKNRGSFCHFVLYKENKDTMEAINVLSKFLRLRPNMFSYMGTKDKRAITVQEIAVLKITAERLSHLNKCLMNLKLGNFCYKNHPLKLGELQGNHFTVVIRNISGTDEQVQQGMTSLRQTGFINYYGMQRFGTTAVPTQQVGRAILKNNWKEVVDLILKPRPGAEKEFLVRCREEWAKTQDPEAALRKLPNKRCVEGQLLRGLSMYGKKNIVAAFGMLPRNNRLMYIHSYQSVMWNTMVSRRIDAFGLKAVEGDLVLKGTTAHVLSAEEAESCPIHNVVMPLPGFDVIYPSHHVGKGYRELLTADGLDIDNMRHKVKDYSLAGAYRRILIRPSDVSWEVIQYDDPKISLVHSDFEKLENKPAPVFNKEGKYRALRMEFSLPPSTYATMAIREVLKLDTSIKKQTQLNTTWFN, from the exons ATGGCTGAGTCTGAGCCTGTCCCTGTCCAAGTCGGAGAAAAGAGAGGCTGTCCAGAGGATGAAAAGGAAGACGCACCgtcaaagaaaatcaaagtcGAGAAGGATGAAAAGAATGGAGGCCCTCCCCCCAAGGTTGAGAAGGATCAAAAGAATGGAGGCCCTCCCCCCAAGGTTAAGGAGGAAGAGCCCGCGGGTGAAGCaagtgatggagaggaggagggtgagggtgagaCCTTTGCTGATATGATGAAGCATGGCCTCACTGAGTTGGATGTGGGCATCCTGAAGTATGTCAGTGACCACAAGGGCTTCTCAGGAATCCTGAAGGAAAG ATATTCTGATTTCGTGGTGCATGAAATCAGCAAACAAGGCGAGATTTTGCATTTAGATGacctctctgtccctccagAGGCTGAG GAAGTCCCCGAGGCTCCACCACAGCCGGAGGACTGTGATGTGTTTACTgaggagcagaagaagcagCTTGGTGAGCTGCAGCTCTACAAGAATAAAGAGGACGATGTCTCCATTGAG GTGATTGACGACACTAAAGAGAAGCGGACGCAGGTCCACAAAGCCATCAAGAATCACTATCCTGGTCTGGAGACGAAGACGGAAGAGAAGGAAGGGCGCAAGTTCATAGTGGCCTACCACGCTGCTGGGAAGAAAGCTCTAGCAG CTCCAAGGAAACACTTCTGGCCCAAAAACCGTGGCAGTTTCTGCCACTTTGTCCTGTACAAGGAGAACAAGGACACTATGGAAGCCATCAATGTGCTTTCTAAGTTCCTCAG GCTCAGGCCCAACATGTTTTCCTACATGGGAACCAAGGACAAGAGAGCCATCACTGTGCAGGAGATTGCAGTGCTCAA GATCACAGCAGAGAGGTTGTCTCACCTCAACAAGTGCCTCATGAACCTCAAGCTGGGAAACTTTTGCTACAAAAACCACCCTCTTAAGCTGGGAGAGCTGCAGGGAAACCACTTCACTGTGGTCATCAG AAACATCTCAGGGACAGATGAGCAGGTCCAGCAGGGCATGACATCCCTCAGGCAGACCGGCTTCATCAACTACTACGGCATGCAGCGCTTTGGCACCACAGCTGTGCCAACACAGCAAGTCGGCAG GGCTATCTTGAAAAACAACTGGAAAGAGGTGGTGGATTTAATTCTGAAGCCTCGTCCTGGAG CGGAGAAAGAGTTCCTGGTCcgctgcagagaggagtgggCGAAGACTCAGGACCCCGAGGCCGCCCTGAGAAAGCTGCCCAACAAGCGCTGTGTTGAGGGGCAGCTGCTGCGAGGCCTGTCTATGTACGGGAAGAAGAACATCGTCGCTGCTTTTGGAATG CTCCCTCGTAACAACCGCCTGATGTACATCCACAGCTACCAGAGCGTTATGTGGAACACCATGGTGAGCCGGAGAATCGATGCTTTCGGCCTGAAGGCAGTGGAGGGGGACCTTGTGCTCAAAGGAA CTACAGCACACGTGCTGTCTGCAGAGGAGGCTGAGAGCTGCCCCATCCATAACGTTGTGATGCCACTTCCTGGGTTTGATGTCATCTACCCCTCCCATCACG tgGGTAAAGGTTACAGAGAGCTGCTCACTGCAGACGGCTTGGACATCGACAACATGAGACACAAAGTGAAGGACTACTCTCTGGCTGGAGCCTACAGACGCATCCTCATCAGACCCAGTGACGTCAGCTG GGAGGTGATCCAGTACGACGACCCAAAGATCTCCCTGGTGCATAGTGATTTTGAGAAGCTGGAGAACAAACCCGCTCCGGTCTTCAACAAAG AGGGGAAGTATCGGGCTCTGCGGATGGAGTTCTCCCTGCCGCCCTCAACCTACGCTACCATGGCGATCAGAGAGGTCCTCAAGCTGGACACGAGCATCAAGAAGCAGACGCAGCTCAATACCACCTGGTTCAACTGA